One genomic window of Mucilaginibacter sp. SJ includes the following:
- a CDS encoding helix-turn-helix domain-containing protein, giving the protein MEEDILIQISNRIKERRREKNITVQELAIRANVSKGLISQIENSRTIPSLIVLIDIIKALEIDLNEFFKDMRSKSDHLPVLVKRKHEYDHFEKEHAEGFHYQRIFTQSISQSTVDIVILELEPDATRPLVETEAFEYKYILSGQVAYQFNDDTITLNQGDSMLFDGRIPHTPKNMSDTTASMLVIYFFEEKK; this is encoded by the coding sequence ATGGAAGAAGACATACTGATACAGATCAGTAACCGGATAAAAGAACGCCGCCGGGAAAAAAACATAACCGTACAGGAACTTGCCATAAGGGCCAATGTAAGTAAAGGCCTGATATCCCAAATTGAAAATAGCCGCACTATCCCATCCCTTATCGTCCTGATAGATATTATTAAAGCACTGGAGATAGATTTGAACGAGTTTTTTAAAGATATGCGTTCAAAAAGCGACCATCTCCCGGTTTTAGTAAAGCGTAAACACGAGTACGATCATTTTGAAAAAGAACATGCTGAGGGCTTTCATTATCAGCGCATTTTTACCCAATCAATAAGTCAAAGTACTGTTGATATTGTAATACTGGAGCTTGAGCCCGATGCAACTCGTCCGCTTGTTGAAACCGAAGCATTTGAATATAAATATATCCTATCCGGGCAGGTGGCTTACCAGTTTAATGACGATACCATAACCCTTAACCAGGGCGATAGCATGCTCTTTGACGGGCGCATCCCCCACACCCCAAAAAACATGAGCGATACCACGGCCAGTATGCTGGTAATCTATTTTTTTGAAGAGAAGAAATAG
- a CDS encoding phosphonate degradation HD-domain oxygenase, giving the protein MAPSQYNPKAVVEEVFSLYEKFGDADYIGEPVSQLEHMSQAASLAEAEGYDDEVVLAAFFHDIGHLCADAEEVESMDGMGNVDHERLGADYLLERGFSERVANLVQGHVIAKRYLTYKYPEYYNRLSDASKATLEFQGGVMTAAEAAEFELNQDAELIIRLRYWDDMAKEMHVPVNNLNHLKAIALVHLQVVNE; this is encoded by the coding sequence ATGGCACCATCTCAATATAATCCGAAAGCTGTAGTTGAAGAAGTATTTTCTTTATACGAAAAATTTGGCGATGCCGATTATATCGGGGAGCCTGTTTCTCAACTGGAGCATATGTCGCAGGCAGCTTCACTTGCTGAGGCTGAAGGCTATGACGATGAGGTTGTACTTGCAGCTTTTTTCCATGATATAGGCCATCTTTGTGCCGATGCTGAAGAAGTAGAAAGTATGGATGGCATGGGCAATGTTGACCATGAGCGCCTGGGTGCCGATTACCTGTTGGAGCGTGGGTTTTCTGAAAGGGTTGCCAACCTGGTGCAGGGCCATGTAATTGCCAAAAGATACCTTACCTATAAATACCCCGAATACTATAATCGCCTGTCGGATGCCAGTAAAGCAACCCTCGAATTTCAGGGAGGCGTGATGACTGCGGCCGAAGCTGCAGAATTTGAATTAAACCAGGATGCCGAACTTATCATCAGGCTGCGCTACTGGGACGACATGGCCAAGGAAATGCATGTACCCGTAAATAACCTTAATCATTTAAAAGCTATTGCGCTGGTGCATCTGCAAGTGGTAAATGAATAA
- a CDS encoding HAD hydrolase-like protein yields MSIKLVVFDIAGTTVKDDHEVSKAFRAAMQKSGYEVELEKIDPLMGYEKTLAIRKMLAEHEADQSVITDGLVTTIHKEFVQQMINFYQFEPGIEPLPNVEETFAKLHEQGVKVGINTGFSRDIADTIVNRLQWHEKGLIDYVVGSDEVELGRPHPFMIRKMMEEAGITDPLEVAKVGDTEVDVREGQNTGCRYSIGVTTGIFTRAELETYNPTYIIDDIAQVVEIINQ; encoded by the coding sequence ATGAGCATAAAATTAGTGGTATTTGATATAGCCGGCACTACGGTTAAAGATGATCATGAAGTTAGCAAGGCTTTCAGGGCTGCCATGCAGAAGTCTGGTTACGAGGTTGAACTGGAGAAAATAGACCCTTTGATGGGCTATGAGAAAACCCTCGCTATCCGCAAAATGCTTGCTGAACACGAGGCTGATCAATCAGTTATTACCGACGGATTGGTAACCACTATCCATAAAGAATTTGTGCAGCAAATGATTAACTTTTATCAGTTTGAGCCGGGTATTGAACCCTTGCCAAACGTAGAGGAAACATTTGCAAAACTGCATGAACAGGGTGTTAAAGTGGGCATCAATACCGGCTTCTCGCGCGATATAGCCGATACCATTGTTAACCGCCTTCAATGGCATGAAAAAGGCCTGATTGATTACGTTGTTGGTTCAGATGAGGTGGAACTTGGTCGCCCACATCCTTTCATGATCCGGAAAATGATGGAAGAAGCCGGCATTACTGATCCGCTGGAAGTTGCTAAAGTAGGTGATACCGAGGTCGATGTGCGCGAAGGGCAAAACACCGGCTGCAGGTACTCCATAGGTGTAACCACTGGCATTTTCACCCGTGCCGAGCTGGAAACCTATAATCCTACCTATATTATTGATGATATTGCACAAGTAGTTGAGATCATAAACCAATAG